A window from Opitutia bacterium ISCC 52 encodes these proteins:
- a CDS encoding CusA/CzcA family heavy metal efflux RND transporter, with amino-acid sequence MFDAIIGFSLKNRALVLFSALGLLAGGFYTALRLPIDVFPDLNAPTVTLLTEAHGMAPEQVEALVTFPLESAVNGATGVRRVRSFSAPGISIVHVEFDWDMDVYAARQIVSEKLQAALGSLPPDIPEPVMAPMASIMGEIMLVGLYAERTDEDEVVSPMELRTIADWTMRRRLLAVPGVAQVVPIGGELKEYQINVYPDRLAAFGMSLEEVYEAAEEASKNTSGGLLRTKGKEYQIRGLGRAYTVEHLARSVVGRRGEASILLEDIAEVQIGPAVSLGTASANGNAAVVLSVTKQPGFNTLALTEGIDAALADIQINLPPGVIVQKDSFRQADFINVAVKNVLIALRDGALLVIVILFLFLGNFRITFISVLAIPLSIAATFLIFRWMGFTLNTMSLGGIGIAIGALVDDAIIDVENVFRRLRENHRKPADLKQAVNTVVLLASKEIRKPMVSATLIITVVFLPLFFLSGVEGRLLRPMGVAYILSIFASLVIALTVTPVLAALLLPRARNIGKEKEGWMAGLLKPVYRVTLNLALAYPWMSIAGALVLLGSALAVAPSLGRSFLPEFNEGALTISYLTAPGTSLDESDAMGRMTEQQILGVPGVLSVQRRTGRAELDEHAQPVNAGELEVVLDIEAVDREMAMEEARAALGRIAGAQFTVGQPISHRIDHMLSGTRASIAVKIFGPDLDQLRVIASEIESQMQGIPGIVDLAVEPMVNIPQISIQFNREAMALYGITAGQLADTVDVAFNGEKAGRVLEGQNAFDIVVRYHSSSRDSLEAIRNALVNTPTGQMVPLSEFASVNYNMGPNQIGRENAQRKLVVQANVAGRDLGGVIADIQRQVKENVDFPSGYYVEYGGQFESEQSASRAITILSLVSLAIIILILYYQFGNMWDTLFALVNLPLALIGGVWAVRLTDGIVSVASLVGFITLFGIAARNGILLISHYQTLMREGVPLAGAVRQGSMERLNPILMTALTAALALIPLALGMGEPGKEIEAPMAIVILGGLITSTFLNMIVVPSLYSRFGREYKAH; translated from the coding sequence ATGTTTGATGCGATCATTGGATTTTCCTTAAAGAACCGCGCGTTGGTTCTCTTTTCTGCTCTCGGTTTGTTGGCCGGTGGATTTTACACGGCTTTGCGTCTACCTATTGATGTTTTTCCGGACTTAAACGCACCCACCGTAACTCTACTCACCGAAGCACACGGTATGGCTCCAGAGCAGGTGGAGGCTCTTGTTACCTTTCCCCTTGAATCCGCTGTGAATGGCGCTACCGGCGTCCGACGAGTCCGTTCGTTTTCTGCGCCAGGTATCAGTATTGTGCATGTCGAGTTTGATTGGGACATGGATGTCTATGCCGCCCGGCAAATTGTTTCGGAGAAACTTCAGGCAGCTCTCGGATCCTTACCTCCCGATATTCCGGAACCGGTTATGGCACCGATGGCGTCCATCATGGGGGAGATCATGTTGGTTGGTCTGTATGCAGAAAGGACAGATGAGGATGAAGTTGTATCTCCCATGGAATTGCGGACCATCGCCGATTGGACCATGCGTCGCCGACTACTCGCTGTACCGGGTGTTGCTCAAGTAGTTCCTATCGGAGGTGAGTTGAAGGAGTACCAAATCAATGTGTATCCAGACCGCCTGGCAGCCTTTGGGATGTCCTTGGAAGAAGTCTATGAAGCTGCCGAGGAGGCTAGTAAAAACACCTCGGGAGGGCTATTGCGCACTAAGGGGAAAGAATACCAGATTCGTGGATTGGGTCGTGCTTATACCGTTGAACATCTTGCGCGATCTGTGGTGGGTCGTCGTGGTGAAGCATCGATACTCCTTGAAGACATAGCAGAAGTACAGATTGGTCCTGCAGTCAGCTTAGGTACTGCCTCGGCTAACGGTAATGCGGCGGTGGTATTGTCGGTCACAAAACAACCAGGATTTAATACACTAGCTCTGACTGAAGGCATTGATGCTGCATTGGCTGACATACAAATCAACTTACCTCCAGGAGTTATTGTTCAAAAGGATTCCTTCCGGCAGGCCGATTTCATCAATGTGGCGGTCAAAAACGTTTTGATTGCACTGCGTGACGGAGCCCTTCTGGTAATTGTCATTCTTTTTCTGTTTCTGGGAAACTTCAGAATCACATTCATCTCAGTGTTGGCAATTCCCCTGTCAATTGCTGCGACTTTTCTGATTTTTCGGTGGATGGGATTTACTCTCAATACCATGTCGCTTGGAGGAATCGGCATCGCAATTGGGGCTCTTGTGGATGATGCCATCATCGACGTTGAAAATGTATTTCGACGGCTCAGAGAAAACCACAGAAAGCCAGCTGATTTAAAGCAAGCAGTCAACACGGTGGTGCTGCTGGCTTCTAAAGAAATCCGTAAGCCAATGGTGAGCGCTACGCTGATTATCACGGTTGTATTTCTCCCTTTGTTTTTCCTGAGCGGGGTGGAAGGCAGGTTGCTCCGGCCTATGGGCGTTGCCTATATCTTATCTATTTTTGCCAGCCTGGTGATTGCTCTGACGGTGACCCCTGTCTTAGCGGCTTTGCTGTTACCTAGGGCTCGGAACATTGGAAAAGAAAAAGAAGGTTGGATGGCCGGATTGCTGAAGCCTGTTTATAGGGTGACTTTAAATTTGGCTCTGGCTTATCCCTGGATGTCAATTGCGGGTGCTTTGGTCCTGTTAGGCAGTGCCTTGGCTGTTGCTCCCTCATTGGGAAGATCATTTTTGCCAGAATTTAATGAAGGCGCATTAACCATCAGTTACCTAACAGCTCCAGGAACTTCGTTGGACGAATCGGATGCAATGGGGCGTATGACGGAACAGCAAATTCTTGGAGTTCCCGGAGTTCTTAGTGTTCAGCGGAGAACGGGTCGTGCGGAACTGGATGAGCATGCCCAGCCAGTAAATGCGGGTGAGCTTGAAGTAGTATTAGATATTGAGGCAGTAGACCGTGAGATGGCGATGGAAGAAGCGAGAGCGGCCTTGGGCAGGATTGCTGGAGCTCAATTTACAGTTGGTCAGCCGATTAGCCATCGAATTGACCATATGCTGTCAGGCACTCGTGCGAGTATTGCGGTAAAAATCTTTGGACCAGACCTTGATCAGCTTCGTGTCATCGCCAGTGAAATCGAATCGCAAATGCAAGGGATTCCTGGAATCGTTGATTTGGCGGTGGAGCCGATGGTAAATATTCCTCAGATTTCCATCCAATTCAATCGTGAAGCGATGGCCTTGTATGGTATTACTGCTGGTCAATTGGCGGACACAGTGGACGTTGCATTCAATGGTGAAAAAGCTGGCCGAGTGCTCGAAGGTCAGAACGCCTTTGACATTGTGGTGCGTTATCATTCGAGCAGTCGTGATAGTTTGGAGGCAATTCGAAATGCTTTAGTGAATACTCCAACCGGCCAAATGGTCCCTTTGTCGGAGTTTGCTTCAGTAAACTATAACATGGGCCCCAATCAAATTGGCCGTGAGAACGCTCAAAGGAAGCTGGTCGTCCAGGCGAATGTAGCCGGTCGAGATTTGGGCGGAGTAATCGCGGACATTCAACGCCAAGTAAAAGAGAACGTGGACTTCCCCTCAGGCTATTACGTCGAATACGGCGGACAATTCGAGAGTGAGCAATCCGCTTCGAGAGCCATTACCATTCTATCGCTCGTTTCATTAGCCATCATTATCCTGATTCTATATTACCAATTCGGCAACATGTGGGATACTCTGTTTGCTTTGGTTAATCTTCCACTGGCACTAATAGGCGGTGTTTGGGCGGTTCGCCTCACCGATGGTATTGTAAGCGTGGCATCGCTGGTGGGATTCATCACCCTCTTTGGTATCGCAGCCCGAAATGGAATCCTACTGATTTCCCATTACCAAACACTGATGAGGGAAGGTGTGCCTTTAGCCGGGGCGGTAAGGCAGGGTTCTATGGAACGATTGAATCCGATCCTTATGACGGCCCTTACCGCTGCGCTGGCTCTTATTCCTCTAGCCCTTGGAATGGGTGAACCAGGAAAAGAAATAGAAGCCCCTATGGCTATTGTCATCCTCGGCGGGCTTATCACGTCCACATTTCTCAACATGATCGTTGTTCCAAGCCTGTATTCCAGATTTGGAAGGGAATATAAGGCTCACTGA
- a CDS encoding efflux RND transporter periplasmic adaptor subunit, which produces MKRFGTFKSPFHPIFASFSLSLTWLLYGCGESASLHSHDDDDHNHSQHVEVDDHGHDHVEVISITQFTEKSELFMEHGQLVQGRSEQLIIHLTRIPEFAPVTEGTLEIRLVHPSGETYTVSADAPVRDGIYLPTITPTFFGEVSMELHLRGSQLEDVHVLDFVEVFPSVDKLPHDHPEDSENPNEIAFLKEQQWKIDYETVVATRRPIQNAVSSIAHLRLPINGQALVPAPVGGIVSFKNSETNMELGSGVRKGQVLLTIEPDASWTGGLSKLVEEYQLAKAELSRVESLKESNAVSDKRVLEAQIKYQTLRTAVDKTGWQSDLDDFSNLHTKTNSPLDGILTEVYVKPGERVEAGDPLALITNTSQLILEAHVVLARLSPDSPVTDASFKPAGRENIYKLSSHGGQLLTQTPLIKDGSGVALLRFMFDNSTLGLYPGTKGTANLLSGDSEEMQLTVPMTSIHEEEGIPIVYVQTAGETIEKRYPKLGVNDGYYVQVFSGIFPGERIVTKGAPFIRIASLSTSEMGHGHAH; this is translated from the coding sequence ATGAAACGCTTTGGAACATTCAAATCACCTTTTCATCCCATTTTTGCTTCTTTCAGTTTGAGTCTGACTTGGTTACTTTACGGTTGTGGTGAGTCAGCCTCTCTCCACAGCCACGATGACGATGATCATAACCATTCGCAGCATGTGGAAGTCGATGATCATGGACACGACCATGTCGAAGTAATTTCAATCACTCAATTTACTGAGAAATCAGAACTGTTCATGGAACACGGTCAGTTAGTTCAAGGCAGATCTGAGCAGCTTATTATTCACCTTACCCGTATCCCTGAATTCGCTCCGGTTACAGAAGGCACACTCGAAATTCGCCTTGTGCATCCATCGGGCGAAACCTATACCGTGTCAGCCGACGCGCCGGTAAGAGACGGAATCTATTTACCCACCATTACCCCCACCTTTTTCGGGGAGGTTAGCATGGAACTTCACCTTCGAGGCTCGCAGCTGGAGGATGTACACGTCCTTGATTTTGTAGAGGTGTTTCCGTCAGTCGATAAGTTGCCTCATGATCACCCGGAAGACTCAGAGAATCCGAATGAAATAGCCTTTCTAAAAGAACAGCAGTGGAAAATCGATTACGAGACTGTGGTAGCCACGCGTCGACCCATTCAAAATGCGGTATCTTCAATAGCCCATTTGCGGCTGCCGATTAATGGACAAGCTTTGGTACCAGCGCCCGTAGGAGGAATCGTAAGTTTTAAAAACAGTGAAACCAATATGGAGCTGGGCTCCGGAGTAAGAAAGGGACAGGTCTTGCTGACAATAGAACCTGATGCTTCTTGGACAGGAGGACTTTCCAAGCTAGTTGAGGAATATCAATTGGCGAAAGCGGAGTTGAGCCGTGTTGAAAGTCTGAAAGAAAGCAACGCCGTATCAGATAAGCGGGTACTTGAAGCTCAAATAAAGTACCAAACCCTCCGAACAGCGGTAGACAAAACAGGTTGGCAGAGTGATTTGGACGACTTCTCTAATCTTCATACCAAAACGAATTCACCCCTTGATGGCATCCTTACTGAAGTATACGTGAAACCTGGTGAACGGGTCGAAGCAGGTGATCCTCTTGCTCTAATAACCAATACTTCTCAGCTGATTCTCGAAGCTCATGTGGTGCTCGCACGATTGAGTCCAGATTCGCCGGTTACTGACGCGAGCTTTAAACCCGCCGGAAGGGAAAACATTTATAAGCTATCTTCGCATGGTGGCCAGTTACTCACACAAACACCTCTCATTAAGGATGGTAGCGGTGTGGCGCTACTACGGTTCATGTTCGATAATTCAACCCTAGGACTCTATCCTGGAACAAAAGGTACGGCCAACCTTCTTAGTGGTGATTCTGAAGAGATGCAGTTAACCGTGCCAATGACCTCGATTCATGAAGAAGAAGGAATCCCCATCGTCTACGTTCAAACAGCCGGAGAAACGATAGAGAAAAGATACCCGAAGCTGGGAGTAAATGACGGGTATTACGTTCAGGTTTTTTCTGGGATATTCCCGGGTGAACGTATTGTGACGAAAGGTGCTCCATTCATTAGGATCGCTTCACTTTCGACGAGTGAAATGGGCCACGGCCATGCTCACTAA
- a CDS encoding TolC family protein, translating into MQQIQLSICRLTSWNRTDLRSKFIPLCSILIPFLFVHSEEVPIGIAVNRAVKFAQIDILEQAAADEAKGFQESAALISNPSFFYERENLRGSNRADDSRETTTGISAPLDFIWKRSTRIDSAQLKGEVTAYQIEDQRRHTVREVSLVFAQYAANRLEHERHEAAHVALDRAREFAKAAVDSGDVSPSLFQRVNLAVSRHAFHENRITSQQLDILSRFSQLTGVEGSIPSISDMDWMVHSFSERDNVREIALLNRPDLKAAKAMHEWKRSERKLSQKEGLPELSLEAAHMEDNRGRDGLFLGLAVEIPLFDRNQGAVSRAHAEAVRAEVAYHQAVRLIKGQAVFAYDRWQQVSKAWQDINELGAASDNAATLLNITAVRFEAGETSLLEYLDTVEAYLEISEEEIELQKSLRIAAIDLAYVTATSTTHP; encoded by the coding sequence ATGCAACAGATACAACTTTCGATATGTCGTCTGACCTCTTGGAATCGGACGGATCTACGATCTAAATTCATTCCGCTTTGTTCAATCCTGATCCCCTTTTTGTTTGTTCACTCTGAGGAGGTTCCAATAGGCATTGCAGTTAATCGCGCTGTTAAATTTGCGCAGATTGATATACTTGAACAAGCGGCTGCAGATGAAGCCAAGGGATTTCAGGAATCAGCGGCTCTCATCTCTAATCCTTCGTTCTTTTATGAGCGGGAAAATTTGCGAGGGTCGAACAGGGCTGATGACTCCCGAGAAACAACCACAGGAATTTCAGCACCGCTCGATTTTATTTGGAAGCGATCAACCCGTATCGACTCCGCCCAGTTAAAAGGCGAAGTGACTGCTTACCAGATTGAGGATCAGCGCAGGCATACGGTTCGTGAAGTTTCTCTGGTGTTTGCGCAATATGCAGCAAATCGCCTGGAGCATGAACGCCATGAAGCTGCCCATGTAGCCCTGGATAGAGCGCGGGAATTTGCGAAAGCAGCCGTAGACAGCGGGGATGTTTCTCCAAGCTTGTTCCAACGTGTTAACTTGGCTGTTTCCCGCCATGCTTTTCATGAGAATCGGATCACTAGCCAGCAATTGGATATACTCTCCCGCTTCAGTCAACTGACCGGCGTTGAGGGCAGTATCCCTTCAATTTCCGATATGGATTGGATGGTACATTCATTTTCAGAGAGGGATAACGTTCGCGAAATAGCTTTGCTAAATCGACCCGACCTCAAGGCTGCTAAAGCGATGCATGAGTGGAAACGAAGTGAACGCAAACTTAGCCAAAAAGAGGGCCTGCCAGAACTATCGTTGGAAGCCGCCCACATGGAGGACAATAGAGGGAGAGACGGCCTCTTTCTTGGACTCGCAGTGGAAATCCCCTTGTTTGACCGGAATCAAGGAGCAGTATCACGAGCACATGCAGAAGCTGTTCGGGCAGAAGTAGCCTACCACCAAGCGGTTCGACTCATTAAAGGTCAGGCCGTTTTCGCCTATGATCGCTGGCAACAAGTAAGTAAAGCTTGGCAGGACATTAACGAGCTTGGTGCCGCTTCTGACAATGCTGCAACGCTTCTAAACATCACAGCGGTGAGATTTGAAGCAGGAGAGACTAGCCTGCTTGAATACCTCGATACTGTTGAAGCTTACTTAGAGATTTCTGAAGAAGAAATTGAACTACAAAAGTCACTGCGGATAGCAGCCATCGATCTAGCCTACGTCACCGCAACTTCAACCACTCATCCCTAA
- a CDS encoding ATP-binding protein yields the protein MAVTRKSPFLVPYFRKYLITRSGFRNPTPCGYIGEDCTDTPAQIQRYRSKISGPLLDRIDLHIKAPALSIDELRNAKPGEDSKTIRERIAAARQIQRERFKGERTSSNSRMSQKHIREFCQLDQAMGDTLQQAMEQLKLSARAYDRILKVARTIADISKEKKIGMNHLLEAIQYRSLDRDIGY from the coding sequence ATCGCGGTTACCAGAAAAAGTCCCTTTTTAGTCCCCTACTTCCGCAAATACTTGATAACCAGGTCAGGATTCAGGAATCCGACTCCCTGTGGCTATATCGGAGAAGATTGCACCGACACACCCGCCCAGATTCAGCGTTATCGATCGAAGATCAGCGGCCCACTTCTTGATCGAATAGATCTGCATATAAAAGCGCCTGCTTTATCGATCGATGAGCTTAGAAATGCCAAGCCTGGTGAAGACTCGAAGACCATTCGTGAGCGCATCGCAGCAGCAAGGCAAATTCAACGAGAGCGATTCAAAGGTGAAAGAACCTCCAGCAACTCACGTATGTCTCAAAAGCATATCCGGGAGTTCTGCCAACTCGACCAAGCCATGGGCGACACGCTACAACAAGCGATGGAGCAACTAAAGCTCAGTGCACGTGCCTACGACCGGATCCTAAAAGTAGCCCGAACCATCGCAGATATCTCAAAAGAAAAGAAAATTGGGATGAATCATCTTTTGGAAGCCATCCAATATAGAAGTCTCGATAGAGATATTGGTTACTAA
- a CDS encoding peptide ABC transporter substrate-binding protein: protein MFRRPTILVFASLSLALSTACKKKTTPVENGIAQQILHVGNGLELQELDPHIITGISEIKTLSALFEGLVGQAPEDLSPVSGLASSWEVSDDGKTYTFHLREGLTWNNQTPLSARDFSFSFKRMLNPKLGAANAYLLFVLKNARSYFEGKVAWSEVGVRVENDRKLILELENPTPYFLRLLSHPAWYPVPEKVLSQFGDPLGRATGWTRAGNLVSSGAFQLVDWRINERLQLVRNPHYWDNDTTRLEEIYFYPTENREAEERAYRGGQLHITEAMPTSQVKHYRDKEDPALQIDPYLGTYYLQLNTRTKPLDDPRVRRALSLVINRNLITEKITQGGQQPAWHFTPPETAGYTVPMSGSENEAQAKRLLNEAGFPNGENFPKLTYLYNTSENHKAIAEAIQHTWQSSLGIQIELINQEWKVYTQSRESGEFDILRASWVADYEDPISFLDVMSSKSGNNFTGWTSPNYDQLLEQSHSSANQAVRYDLLGKAEELLVEEQPIIPLYFYTSVYLKHPAVKNYYPTLLNHHPWKHVYLGTEN from the coding sequence TTGTTTCGTAGACCTACAATTCTGGTATTTGCCAGTTTGTCCTTGGCACTTTCGACGGCTTGCAAAAAGAAAACAACACCCGTTGAGAACGGGATCGCTCAACAAATCCTGCACGTGGGCAACGGTCTTGAACTTCAAGAGCTCGACCCCCACATCATTACAGGAATCAGCGAGATAAAAACCTTAAGTGCGTTATTTGAGGGATTAGTCGGGCAGGCTCCTGAAGACCTGAGTCCGGTATCAGGCTTGGCTAGCTCATGGGAAGTTTCTGATGACGGAAAAACCTACACCTTTCATCTTCGGGAAGGATTAACATGGAATAACCAAACTCCGTTAAGCGCCAGAGACTTTTCTTTCAGCTTTAAGCGCATGCTCAACCCAAAGCTGGGAGCGGCAAACGCCTACCTTTTGTTTGTGTTAAAAAACGCCCGATCCTACTTCGAAGGGAAAGTAGCTTGGTCAGAAGTCGGGGTAAGAGTCGAAAATGACCGCAAGCTTATCTTGGAATTAGAAAATCCTACTCCCTACTTTTTGCGACTACTCTCCCATCCTGCCTGGTATCCCGTTCCTGAAAAAGTGCTTAGTCAATTCGGAGATCCTTTGGGTCGTGCCACTGGCTGGACCCGAGCAGGTAATCTGGTCTCAAGTGGAGCATTCCAACTCGTTGATTGGCGAATCAATGAACGCTTGCAATTGGTGCGAAATCCTCATTACTGGGACAATGACACCACCCGCTTGGAGGAGATTTACTTCTATCCTACGGAAAACCGCGAGGCGGAGGAACGTGCCTATCGTGGAGGCCAATTGCATATAACTGAAGCTATGCCTACATCGCAGGTGAAACATTACCGCGATAAAGAAGACCCAGCACTTCAGATCGATCCCTACTTGGGCACTTATTATCTGCAGCTCAATACTCGCACAAAACCTCTAGACGATCCCCGAGTAAGAAGAGCACTGAGCCTGGTGATAAATCGGAATCTGATTACGGAAAAAATAACTCAAGGAGGACAACAACCAGCCTGGCATTTCACTCCACCTGAAACTGCAGGTTACACTGTGCCCATGTCTGGATCCGAAAACGAAGCTCAAGCGAAACGGCTACTCAATGAAGCAGGGTTTCCAAACGGAGAAAACTTTCCAAAACTCACCTATCTCTACAACACTTCTGAAAATCATAAAGCGATCGCTGAAGCGATTCAGCATACCTGGCAGAGTTCACTCGGTATTCAAATTGAACTCATCAACCAAGAATGGAAGGTGTACACGCAATCACGTGAATCAGGAGAGTTTGATATTCTGCGAGCATCCTGGGTGGCTGATTATGAGGATCCCATTTCCTTCCTCGATGTAATGTCGTCCAAATCGGGTAACAATTTTACGGGCTGGACCTCACCAAATTACGATCAGTTGCTAGAACAATCACACAGTTCTGCGAATCAAGCAGTCAGGTATGATCTGCTGGGAAAGGCAGAGGAACTGCTGGTAGAAGAACAGCCCATCATTCCTCTCTATTTCTACACGAGTGTTTATCTGAAACACCCTGCAGTTAAAAATTATTACCCTACTCTGCTAAACCACCATCCCTGGAAGCACGTTTACCTGGGAACAGAGAACTAG
- a CDS encoding tRNA (cytidine(34)-2'-O)-methyltransferase, with protein MLHIVLYCPEIPQNTGNIGRTAAITRSRLHLIKPLGFTISEKHLKRSGMDYWVDLDLHIHEDWQVFRKSAFAPKRLWLFTTKADHSFWDVSYEKDDGLLFGNEGHGAPEWLHQEVGEAFRVTIPHANPDLRSLNLATSAGIATFEALRHLQ; from the coding sequence GTGCTTCACATCGTTTTATATTGTCCTGAGATTCCACAAAATACGGGGAACATTGGTCGTACTGCGGCGATAACCCGATCCAGGCTTCATTTAATTAAGCCCTTAGGTTTCACCATTTCCGAGAAACACCTCAAGCGAAGCGGAATGGATTATTGGGTTGATCTGGACCTTCATATTCACGAAGATTGGCAGGTGTTTCGTAAGAGTGCCTTTGCGCCTAAACGGCTTTGGCTTTTTACGACAAAAGCAGATCATTCATTCTGGGACGTATCCTATGAAAAAGACGATGGTCTGTTGTTTGGAAATGAGGGGCATGGAGCACCTGAATGGTTGCACCAAGAAGTGGGAGAGGCATTTCGGGTCACGATTCCTCATGCCAACCCCGATCTCCGATCCTTGAATTTGGCAACGTCTGCAGGCATTGCCACCTTCGAGGCATTGCGTCATTTGCAATAA
- the thrB gene encoding homoserine kinase yields the protein MSESVVVKIPASTSNCGAGFDTLGMALGLYGSVKVTLRCDDKVTYLGELADFPQAAVDMVSEVRQRFASRIGKAATGFDFNIESEVPIARGLGSSVILRGGVLAGLNHLADSPLSKDDQVALISDIEGHPDNASAAILGGFTVARYCPESKQYMGTQKFDVSEALDFVVISPDLEIKTDDSRTALPTEIAFPKVISSLNSLSCLVAAFASGNYEALSASRVDHIHEPYRLPNILHASESIQAGMDAGAYTGWLSGSGSSLLCVTDASRSSDVLRAMESVFVGGEQTFSARVLKACNQGVSIQE from the coding sequence ATGAGCGAATCCGTTGTTGTTAAGATCCCAGCCAGCACATCCAATTGCGGAGCTGGATTCGATACTCTTGGAATGGCGCTCGGTCTATATGGATCTGTAAAGGTTACTTTGCGGTGCGATGACAAAGTGACTTACTTGGGGGAATTAGCCGACTTTCCACAAGCAGCTGTAGATATGGTCAGTGAAGTAAGGCAACGGTTCGCTTCACGTATCGGAAAAGCTGCGACTGGATTTGATTTTAATATCGAATCAGAAGTGCCCATTGCTCGAGGGCTCGGTTCCAGCGTAATTCTCCGTGGTGGTGTATTAGCGGGGTTAAATCATCTTGCAGACTCGCCACTCAGCAAGGACGACCAAGTCGCATTGATCTCAGATATTGAAGGTCATCCCGATAATGCATCGGCTGCCATCCTAGGTGGATTTACGGTTGCTCGGTACTGTCCTGAATCGAAGCAGTATATGGGGACCCAAAAATTTGACGTCTCAGAGGCGCTTGATTTTGTTGTGATATCTCCCGATCTGGAAATCAAAACTGATGATTCTAGAACGGCATTGCCTACTGAGATTGCATTTCCAAAAGTCATCAGCAGCTTGAATAGTCTATCCTGCTTGGTGGCTGCTTTTGCTTCAGGCAACTATGAGGCGCTTTCTGCATCCCGCGTAGATCATATCCATGAACCGTATCGTTTGCCGAACATTCTGCATGCGAGCGAATCGATCCAGGCAGGAATGGATGCCGGAGCCTACACGGGTTGGCTCAGTGGTAGTGGTAGCAGCTTGTTGTGTGTGACAGATGCTTCCAGGTCTTCTGATGTTCTTCGTGCTATGGAAAGCGTTTTTGTGGGAGGAGAGCAGACTTTCAGCGCACGTGTTCTAAAAGCCTGCAATCAAGGTGTCTCGATTCAGGAGTAA
- the smpB gene encoding SsrA-binding protein SmpB: MAKKKKGKERLTEIRNAKAFRNYEIGEKFEAGIALRGTEVKSIRNSKAQINEAFCRVENNEVFLYHAHIAEYDFGNLNNHAPRRPRKLLLKRREINRIRGALEAQGKSLIPLRMYMTHGLVKIEIALCLGKKLYDKRHDLKKKVQMREMERAIRHR, encoded by the coding sequence ATGGCCAAAAAAAAGAAAGGCAAAGAACGACTTACTGAGATTCGAAATGCGAAAGCGTTTCGAAACTACGAGATTGGTGAGAAGTTCGAGGCTGGGATTGCCCTTCGAGGAACGGAGGTAAAATCGATCCGCAACAGCAAGGCGCAGATCAATGAAGCTTTTTGTCGTGTCGAAAACAACGAGGTGTTCCTTTATCATGCTCACATTGCGGAGTACGATTTCGGGAACTTAAATAATCATGCACCGCGTCGTCCTCGAAAGCTCTTGCTCAAACGTCGCGAAATTAACCGCATCCGAGGCGCCCTTGAAGCCCAAGGAAAATCACTTATTCCTTTGCGAATGTATATGACACACGGATTAGTGAAAATTGAAATTGCACTTTGTCTGGGAAAAAAGCTTTACGACAAACGGCACGATCTAAAGAAAAAGGTGCAAATGCGCGAAATGGAACGCGCCATTAGACATCGATAA
- a CDS encoding DNA-directed RNA polymerase subunit omega yields the protein MRDDYLKEANKLIPDPNILVNLVSRRVKQLKFGQKPLIESLERLDPEDIALREIIEGKISYELAED from the coding sequence GTGAGAGACGATTACCTAAAAGAAGCCAATAAACTAATTCCGGATCCGAATATCCTGGTTAATCTGGTATCACGCCGCGTTAAACAGCTGAAATTCGGTCAAAAACCCCTCATCGAATCTCTCGAGAGATTGGATCCTGAGGATATTGCGCTCAGGGAGATCATTGAAGGAAAGATCAGCTACGAGTTAGCTGAGGATTAA
- a CDS encoding divalent-cation tolerance protein CutA — protein MKIAWTTTETLEQAKTLAKQCVEAKLAVCVQISAPITSIYRWNDAFEESKEYRITLKCVDSKFEELQQLVLKNHPYDTPQWVATELSEVSVSYLAWAEEGIS, from the coding sequence ATGAAGATAGCCTGGACTACCACCGAGACCCTCGAACAAGCAAAGACTCTAGCCAAACAATGCGTGGAAGCCAAATTGGCCGTCTGCGTGCAAATCAGCGCTCCCATTACTTCCATTTATCGCTGGAATGACGCGTTTGAGGAATCAAAAGAGTATCGAATTACCTTAAAATGCGTCGATTCCAAGTTTGAGGAACTCCAGCAGTTAGTTCTTAAAAATCACCCCTACGACACGCCCCAATGGGTAGCAACGGAGTTGTCAGAAGTTTCAGTGAGTTATCTAGCCTGGGCCGAAGAAGGAATTTCTTAA
- a CDS encoding small basic protein, which yields MSQHNSFKPAGGAGSKNRTVLKRFERVELLKKRGEWKDGERVIGLKKTKPEE from the coding sequence ATGTCTCAGCACAATTCCTTTAAACCTGCCGGTGGTGCAGGATCCAAAAACAGAACGGTTCTCAAACGTTTCGAGCGCGTAGAGCTGCTCAAGAAACGCGGCGAATGGAAGGATGGCGAACGCGTCATCGGTCTGAAAAAGACCAAGCCCGAAGAATAA